One part of the Nymphaea colorata isolate Beijing-Zhang1983 chromosome 8, ASM883128v2, whole genome shotgun sequence genome encodes these proteins:
- the LOC116258623 gene encoding uncharacterized protein LOC116258623 isoform X2, giving the protein MDQVTDCRAACEWKALPNQSKLIIQTSNWSLLVMAELAIKEGMDAVIAVGGDGCEWLLLGWKACPGKGQGLKKYTDVGVTSQLGSKHHYFLNVADVHLYVSLIEFAGTCTISNDGFMIFFAKAHRSAKAGYYASM; this is encoded by the exons ATGGACCAGGTGACAGATTGTAGGGCGGCCTGTGAATGGAAG gCTTTGCCGAACCAGAGCAAGTTGATTATCCAAACTTCAAACTGGTCATTGTTGGTGATGGCGGAACTG GCGATCAAAGAGGGAATGGATGCTGTAATAGCTGTTGGTGGTGATG GTTGTGAATGGCTTCTTTTGGGATGGAAAGCCTGTCCTGGCAAAGGCCAAG GACTGAAGAAATACACAGATGTTGGTGTGACTAGTCAACTAGGTTCCAAACATCATTACTTCTTGAATGTTGCAGATGTTCACTTGTACGTTTCATTGATTGAGTTTGCTGGAACTTGCACAATTTCTAATGATggcttcatgattttttttgcgAAAGCACACAGAAGTGCAAAGGCCGGCTATTATGCttccatgtaa
- the LOC116258623 gene encoding sphingoid long-chain bases kinase 2, mitochondrial-like isoform X4, which translates to MDQVTDCRAACEWKALPNQSKLIIQTSNWSLLVMAELAIKEGMDAVIAVGGDGCEWLLLGWKACPGKGQGDKCKTALGLIPLGTGSDFARTFGRTTLIKLLIALLL; encoded by the exons ATGGACCAGGTGACAGATTGTAGGGCGGCCTGTGAATGGAAG gCTTTGCCGAACCAGAGCAAGTTGATTATCCAAACTTCAAACTGGTCATTGTTGGTGATGGCGGAACTG GCGATCAAAGAGGGAATGGATGCTGTAATAGCTGTTGGTGGTGATG GTTGTGAATGGCTTCTTTTGGGATGGAAAGCCTGTCCTGGCAAAGGCCAAGGTGATAAATGCAAAACTGCCCTTGGG TTGATTCCACTGGGAACTGGATCTGATTTTGCAAGAACTTTTG GAAGAACGACCCTAATCAAGCTATTGATTGCATTGCTGCTTTAG
- the LOC116258623 gene encoding sphingoid long-chain bases kinase 2, mitochondrial-like isoform X1: MDQVTDCRAACEWKALPNQSKLIIQTSNWSLLVMAELAIKEGMDAVIAVGGDGCEWLLLGWKACPGKGQGDKCKTALGLIPLGTGSDFARTFGLKKYTDVGVTSQLGSKHHYFLNVADVHLYVSLIEFAGTCTISNDGFMIFFAKAHRSAKAGYYASM, translated from the exons ATGGACCAGGTGACAGATTGTAGGGCGGCCTGTGAATGGAAG gCTTTGCCGAACCAGAGCAAGTTGATTATCCAAACTTCAAACTGGTCATTGTTGGTGATGGCGGAACTG GCGATCAAAGAGGGAATGGATGCTGTAATAGCTGTTGGTGGTGATG GTTGTGAATGGCTTCTTTTGGGATGGAAAGCCTGTCCTGGCAAAGGCCAAGGTGATAAATGCAAAACTGCCCTTGGG TTGATTCCACTGGGAACTGGATCTGATTTTGCAAGAACTTTTG GACTGAAGAAATACACAGATGTTGGTGTGACTAGTCAACTAGGTTCCAAACATCATTACTTCTTGAATGTTGCAGATGTTCACTTGTACGTTTCATTGATTGAGTTTGCTGGAACTTGCACAATTTCTAATGATggcttcatgattttttttgcgAAAGCACACAGAAGTGCAAAGGCCGGCTATTATGCttccatgtaa
- the LOC116258623 gene encoding sphingoid long-chain bases kinase 2, mitochondrial-like isoform X3, whose protein sequence is MAELAIKEGMDAVIAVGGDGCEWLLLGWKACPGKGQGDKCKTALGLIPLGTGSDFARTFGLKKYTDVGVTSQLGSKHHYFLNVADVHLYVSLIEFAGTCTISNDGFMIFFAKAHRSAKAGYYASM, encoded by the exons ATGGCGGAACTG GCGATCAAAGAGGGAATGGATGCTGTAATAGCTGTTGGTGGTGATG GTTGTGAATGGCTTCTTTTGGGATGGAAAGCCTGTCCTGGCAAAGGCCAAGGTGATAAATGCAAAACTGCCCTTGGG TTGATTCCACTGGGAACTGGATCTGATTTTGCAAGAACTTTTG GACTGAAGAAATACACAGATGTTGGTGTGACTAGTCAACTAGGTTCCAAACATCATTACTTCTTGAATGTTGCAGATGTTCACTTGTACGTTTCATTGATTGAGTTTGCTGGAACTTGCACAATTTCTAATGATggcttcatgattttttttgcgAAAGCACACAGAAGTGCAAAGGCCGGCTATTATGCttccatgtaa
- the LOC116258623 gene encoding uncharacterized protein LOC116258623 isoform X6 → MDQVTDCRAACEWKALPNQSKLIIQTSNWSLLVMAELAIKEGMDAVIAVGGDGCEWLLLGWKACPGKGQGDKCKTALGD, encoded by the exons ATGGACCAGGTGACAGATTGTAGGGCGGCCTGTGAATGGAAG gCTTTGCCGAACCAGAGCAAGTTGATTATCCAAACTTCAAACTGGTCATTGTTGGTGATGGCGGAACTG GCGATCAAAGAGGGAATGGATGCTGTAATAGCTGTTGGTGGTGATG GTTGTGAATGGCTTCTTTTGGGATGGAAAGCCTGTCCTGGCAAAGGCCAAGGTGATAAATGCAAAACTGCCCTTGGG GACTGA
- the LOC116258623 gene encoding sphingoid long-chain bases kinase 2, mitochondrial-like isoform X5 has protein sequence MDQVTDCRAACEWKALPNQSKLIIQTSNWSLLVMAELAIKEGMDAVIAVGGDGCEWLLLGWKACPGKGQGDKCKTALGLIPLGTGSDFARTFGWTEEIHRCWCD, from the exons ATGGACCAGGTGACAGATTGTAGGGCGGCCTGTGAATGGAAG gCTTTGCCGAACCAGAGCAAGTTGATTATCCAAACTTCAAACTGGTCATTGTTGGTGATGGCGGAACTG GCGATCAAAGAGGGAATGGATGCTGTAATAGCTGTTGGTGGTGATG GTTGTGAATGGCTTCTTTTGGGATGGAAAGCCTGTCCTGGCAAAGGCCAAGGTGATAAATGCAAAACTGCCCTTGGG TTGATTCCACTGGGAACTGGATCTGATTTTGCAAGAACTTTTGGTTG GACTGAAGAAATACACAGATGTTGGTGTGACTAG